A single region of the Oxyura jamaicensis isolate SHBP4307 breed ruddy duck chromosome 6, BPBGC_Ojam_1.0, whole genome shotgun sequence genome encodes:
- the SUPV3L1 gene encoding ATP-dependent RNA helicase SUPV3L1, mitochondrial isoform X1: MRRCAGPLLRLAGRRALPLRHGAAAAFPASLSSSSDGSGGSRAPDTSLFVPVPLKPVGDAAEEDVGAELTRPLDKAEVLKNLNKFYKRKEIQRLGTENGLDARLFHQAFISFRKYIMESSSVSADLHIILNDICCGAGHVDDLFPFFLRHAKQIFPMLDCMDDLRKISDLRLPPNWYPEARAIQRKIIFHAGPTNSGKTYHAIQRFLSAKSGIYCGPLKLLAHEIFQKSNAANVPCDLVTGEERVYANEDARQASHIACTIEMCSTNTPYEVAVIDEIQMIRDPARGWAWTRALLGLSAEEIHVCGEAAAIDLVTELMYTTGEEVEVRNYKRLTPLTVLDYALESLDNLRPGDCIVCFSKNDIYSVSRQVEARGLECAVIYGSLPPGTKLEQAKKFNDPDDPCKILVATDAIGMGLNLCIKRIIFNSIVKPTMNEKGEKEIDLITTSQALQIAGRAGRYGSSFKQGEVTTMHRDDLVQLKEILSEPVRPVKAAGLHPTAEQIEMFAYHLPDATLSNLIDIFVSLSQVDGLYFVCNIDDFKFLADMIQHIPLNLRSRYVFCTAPLNRKEPFVCTTLLKFARQFSRNEPLTFDWLCRHTKWPLAPPKNIKELVHLEAVHDVFDLYLWLSYRFMDMFPDAALVRNIQKKLDDIIQIGVCNITKLIRASQSGAASGAAEVVSEDFPLSRTKRDSRMFSDHRGAKSAEPLSVALEVPGERRARSLKAYRSSARQEDLKSHGRGSLANRLLREGLLTQEMLRQLESEWQDQHRNGRYGFASKRDDQSSSKETGKKKK; the protein is encoded by the exons ATGAGGCGCTGCGCGGGGCCGCTGCTGCGGCTGGCGGGGCGCCGGGCGCTGCCCCTCCGCCatggcgccgccgccgccttcccggcctccctctcctcctcctcggaCGGCAGCGGCGGCTCGCGGGCCCCCGACACTTCCCTCTTCGTGCCCGTGCCGCTGAAGCCCGTGGGCGACGCGGCGGAGGAGGACGTGGGCGCCGAGCTCACGCGGCCCCTCGACAAGG ctgaagTTCTAAAAAACTTAAATAAGttctacaaaagaaaagaaatccaaagaCTAGGAACAGAAAATGGATTAGATG CTCGCCTGTTTCACCAAGCCTTTATAAGCTTTAGGAAATATATCATGGAGTCCAGCTCTGTGAGTGCTGATTTGCATATTATTCTCAATGATATATGCTGTGGTGCAG GTCACGTGGATGATCTCTTTCCGTTTTTCTTGAGACATGCCAAGCAGATCTTTCCGATGCTGGACTGCATGGATGATCTGCGCAAGATCAGTGATTTGAGGCTGCCGCCCAACTG GTATCCAGAAGCTAGGGCTATTCAGAGAAAGATAATATTCCATGCCGGCCCTACAAATAGTGGCAAAACGTACCATGCTATCCAGAGATTTTTGTCAGCAAAGTCTGGGATATACTGTGGTCCTTTAAAACTTCTGGCTCATGAGATCTTCCAAAAGAGTAATGCTGCT AACGTGCCATGTGATTTGGTGACCGGAGAAGAGCGTGTGTATGCCAATGAAGATGCCCGACAAGCTTCTCATATTGCTTGTACCATTGAAATGTGCAGCACTAACACACCTT atgAAGTTGCTGTGATTGATGAAATTCAGATGATCCGAGATCCTGCCAGGGGGTGGGCTTGGACAAGAGCCCTTCTAG GACTCTCTGCAGAAGAAATCCATGTTTGTGGAGAAGCTGCTGCTATCGACCTGGTGACAGAGCTCATGTACACTACAGGGGAGGAAGTTGAG GTCCGAAACTACAAAAGACTCACTCCCCTTACAGTGTTGGATTATGCCTTAGAATCTTTGGATAACCTCCGGCCTGGGGACTGCATCGTTTGTTTCAGTAAGAACGACATTTATTCTGTCAGTCGGCAGGTTGAAGCTCGAGGACTGGAGTGTGCTGTCATCTATGGCAGTCTGCCACCAG gAACAAAACTTGAACAGGCAAAGAAATTCAACGATCCTGATGATCCATGCAAAATTTTAGTTGCTACGGATGCAATTGGAATGGGACTCAATTT gtgtataaaaagaataatttttaactCTATAGTAAAGCCAACTATGaatgagaagggagagaaggaaatagaTTTAATTACAACCTCTCAGGCTCTTCAAATTGCGGGCAGAGCTGGGCGTTACGGCTCATCTTTCAAGCAAGGAGAAGTCACAACAATGCATCGTGATGACCTAGTGCAGCTGAAGGAGATTCTGAGTGAGCCCGTGCGCCCTGTGAAG gCAGCTGGCCTACATCCTACTGCTGAGCAGATAGAAATGTTTGCTTACCACCTCCCTGATGCCACTCTTTCCAATCTAATT GATATTTTTGTGAGTCTCTCACAAGTTGATGGGCTTTACTTCGTCTGCAATATTGATGACTTCAAATTTCTAGCAGATATGATTCAGCACATTCCACTAAATTTGCGATCACGATACGTCTTCTGCACTGCACCCTTGAATAGAAAAGAGCCCTTTGTGTGTACCACGTTGTTGAAG tttgcaagGCAGTTCAGCAGAAATGAGCCTCTGACGTTTGACTGGCTCTGTCGGCACACCAAATGGCCGCTAGCCCCACCAAAGAACATCAAGGAACTTGTACACCTCGAAGCTGTTCATGATGTTTTTGACCTCTATCTGTGGTTAAG TTACCGCTTCATGGATATGTTCCCTGATGCTGCCCTTGTAAGGAATATTCAGAAAAAACTAGACGACATTATACAAATTGGTGTCTGCAACATCACAAAGCTGATCCGAGCTTCGCAGTCTGGTGCTGCTTCTGGAGCAGCAGAAGTTGTGTCAGAAGACTTTCCTCTTTCGAGGACTAAAAGAGACAGTAGGATGTTTTCAGACCATCGTGGTGCAAAATCCGCAGAGCCGCTCTCTGTTGCACTGGAGGTTCCAGGAGAAAGAAGAGCCAGGAGCTTGAAAGCTTACAGGTCTTCTGCGAGGCAGGAGGATTTGAAAAGCCATGGACGTGGATCGCTTGCCAACAGACTGCTGCGTGAAGGACTTCTAACACAAGAGATGCTGAGACAGCTGGAGAGCGAGTGGCAGGATCAGCACAGGAATGGTAGATATGGCTTTGCCTCAAAAAGAGATGATCAGAGTAGTTcaaaggaaactggaaaaaagaaaaaatag
- the SUPV3L1 gene encoding ATP-dependent RNA helicase SUPV3L1, mitochondrial isoform X2 → MLDCMDDLRKISDLRLPPNWYPEARAIQRKIIFHAGPTNSGKTYHAIQRFLSAKSGIYCGPLKLLAHEIFQKSNAANVPCDLVTGEERVYANEDARQASHIACTIEMCSTNTPYEVAVIDEIQMIRDPARGWAWTRALLGLSAEEIHVCGEAAAIDLVTELMYTTGEEVEVRNYKRLTPLTVLDYALESLDNLRPGDCIVCFSKNDIYSVSRQVEARGLECAVIYGSLPPGTKLEQAKKFNDPDDPCKILVATDAIGMGLNLCIKRIIFNSIVKPTMNEKGEKEIDLITTSQALQIAGRAGRYGSSFKQGEVTTMHRDDLVQLKEILSEPVRPVKAAGLHPTAEQIEMFAYHLPDATLSNLIDIFVSLSQVDGLYFVCNIDDFKFLADMIQHIPLNLRSRYVFCTAPLNRKEPFVCTTLLKFARQFSRNEPLTFDWLCRHTKWPLAPPKNIKELVHLEAVHDVFDLYLWLSYRFMDMFPDAALVRNIQKKLDDIIQIGVCNITKLIRASQSGAASGAAEVVSEDFPLSRTKRDSRMFSDHRGAKSAEPLSVALEVPGERRARSLKAYRSSARQEDLKSHGRGSLANRLLREGLLTQEMLRQLESEWQDQHRNGRYGFASKRDDQSSSKETGKKKK, encoded by the exons ATGCTGGACTGCATGGATGATCTGCGCAAGATCAGTGATTTGAGGCTGCCGCCCAACTG GTATCCAGAAGCTAGGGCTATTCAGAGAAAGATAATATTCCATGCCGGCCCTACAAATAGTGGCAAAACGTACCATGCTATCCAGAGATTTTTGTCAGCAAAGTCTGGGATATACTGTGGTCCTTTAAAACTTCTGGCTCATGAGATCTTCCAAAAGAGTAATGCTGCT AACGTGCCATGTGATTTGGTGACCGGAGAAGAGCGTGTGTATGCCAATGAAGATGCCCGACAAGCTTCTCATATTGCTTGTACCATTGAAATGTGCAGCACTAACACACCTT atgAAGTTGCTGTGATTGATGAAATTCAGATGATCCGAGATCCTGCCAGGGGGTGGGCTTGGACAAGAGCCCTTCTAG GACTCTCTGCAGAAGAAATCCATGTTTGTGGAGAAGCTGCTGCTATCGACCTGGTGACAGAGCTCATGTACACTACAGGGGAGGAAGTTGAG GTCCGAAACTACAAAAGACTCACTCCCCTTACAGTGTTGGATTATGCCTTAGAATCTTTGGATAACCTCCGGCCTGGGGACTGCATCGTTTGTTTCAGTAAGAACGACATTTATTCTGTCAGTCGGCAGGTTGAAGCTCGAGGACTGGAGTGTGCTGTCATCTATGGCAGTCTGCCACCAG gAACAAAACTTGAACAGGCAAAGAAATTCAACGATCCTGATGATCCATGCAAAATTTTAGTTGCTACGGATGCAATTGGAATGGGACTCAATTT gtgtataaaaagaataatttttaactCTATAGTAAAGCCAACTATGaatgagaagggagagaaggaaatagaTTTAATTACAACCTCTCAGGCTCTTCAAATTGCGGGCAGAGCTGGGCGTTACGGCTCATCTTTCAAGCAAGGAGAAGTCACAACAATGCATCGTGATGACCTAGTGCAGCTGAAGGAGATTCTGAGTGAGCCCGTGCGCCCTGTGAAG gCAGCTGGCCTACATCCTACTGCTGAGCAGATAGAAATGTTTGCTTACCACCTCCCTGATGCCACTCTTTCCAATCTAATT GATATTTTTGTGAGTCTCTCACAAGTTGATGGGCTTTACTTCGTCTGCAATATTGATGACTTCAAATTTCTAGCAGATATGATTCAGCACATTCCACTAAATTTGCGATCACGATACGTCTTCTGCACTGCACCCTTGAATAGAAAAGAGCCCTTTGTGTGTACCACGTTGTTGAAG tttgcaagGCAGTTCAGCAGAAATGAGCCTCTGACGTTTGACTGGCTCTGTCGGCACACCAAATGGCCGCTAGCCCCACCAAAGAACATCAAGGAACTTGTACACCTCGAAGCTGTTCATGATGTTTTTGACCTCTATCTGTGGTTAAG TTACCGCTTCATGGATATGTTCCCTGATGCTGCCCTTGTAAGGAATATTCAGAAAAAACTAGACGACATTATACAAATTGGTGTCTGCAACATCACAAAGCTGATCCGAGCTTCGCAGTCTGGTGCTGCTTCTGGAGCAGCAGAAGTTGTGTCAGAAGACTTTCCTCTTTCGAGGACTAAAAGAGACAGTAGGATGTTTTCAGACCATCGTGGTGCAAAATCCGCAGAGCCGCTCTCTGTTGCACTGGAGGTTCCAGGAGAAAGAAGAGCCAGGAGCTTGAAAGCTTACAGGTCTTCTGCGAGGCAGGAGGATTTGAAAAGCCATGGACGTGGATCGCTTGCCAACAGACTGCTGCGTGAAGGACTTCTAACACAAGAGATGCTGAGACAGCTGGAGAGCGAGTGGCAGGATCAGCACAGGAATGGTAGATATGGCTTTGCCTCAAAAAGAGATGATCAGAGTAGTTcaaaggaaactggaaaaaagaaaaaatag